The genome window TAAAGCTGTCGGGCGGTAACCTTCCATGAACAGTTGCTGCTTCTTTTTGAACACTGTAACTTTCCGGTTATCAGAGAGCAGTTTGTTCAGGTCCTCAAAGCCGCGCGCCTCCTGTATAAAGTTATCTATACCTTCCACACTCTTCGTAAATTCTGCCTTCAGGATCTCGTTCTTTTTCAGGCGCATTTCCACGGCATCCAGCAGTTCCAGGTCGTCGAAAGGTTTAGTCAGGTAATCATCTGCACCCAGATTCATGCCTTTTCTAAAGTCTTCTTTCTCTGATTTAGCTGTCAGGAAAATAAAAGGAATGCTAGATGTTACCGGGTTTTTGCTGAGCATGTGCAGCACGCCATAGCCATCCAGTTGGGGCATCATTATGTCGCAGATGATGAGGTCGGGGTGCTCGTTTTTGGCAAGCTCCACACCTACTTTTCCGTTCTCGGCTTCAAGTACCTCATAGTTTGCCAGCGAGAGAATTTCGGCGGTGTTTTCCCTGATCTCCTGGTTGTCTTCTATCAGCAATATCTTTTTCATGCGTCGGCTGTTGTGTTCGGAAATATTATCCTGAAAGTGGTTCCTTCGTTCAGTTCGCTTTCGTAAGTTAAGGTGCCGCCCATAATATCTACGTAGCGGTTCACGATGTTAAGGCCCAAACCGGTACCCTGTATGTTGGTTACGTTCTGCGCCCTGAAAAATGGGGTGAATAAATGGGCTTTATCGGCCTCGGGTATACCAATGCCGGCATCTTTTACAGTTAAGTTTATACTTGGGTCTACTTTCGTATCAATGTAAATCGGCTTCCCTTCGCCGGAATATTTACTGGCGTTGGAGAGCAGGTTGATCATGATATTTTTGAGTAACTGCTTATCCAGCGTAACTATAGTTTCAGCGCCGTGATGCGTGTAGTGTATCTTCTGCCCAATCTTCACCAGTCCCTGCATTTCATCCACAATATCAGCAGTAAACTCCTTCAGGTCAAAGGTAGTAGGTACGTTGTAAATCTTACCTTCTTCAATCCTGCTTATCGACAGGAAATCGTTGAGAATATTGGTGAGGTTGCTGACTGCCGATTTTATGCGCTCTACGTGTTTCTGGCGTTTCTCGTCGTCTTCAGTTGTTTTATACTTGCTGATGAGCGAGGCAGACGAAAGCACAGTACTTAGCGGTGTCCGGAACTCGTGAGAGGCGATGGTTACAAACCTGGATTTAAGCTCGTGCAGTTCTTTTTCTTTTTGCAGTGCTTTTCTGATCTCTACCTGCGCCTCGTACAAACTGCGGTTAGAGGCTTCCAGTTTCCGGACCGCTTCGCCCAGTTCGCGGGTACGCTCCTCCACCCGGTGCTCAAGCTCTGTGTTCAGTTTTTGTATCTCGGCCAGACTTTTGGCGTGCTCTACACTATACCTGATAGAACGCTCCAGGGTATACGGGTCGAAAGTACCTTTAACCAGGTAATCGGCGGCCCCTACACGCATGGCTTTTTCGTCGGTTTCGCGGTCGCTTTGGCCAGTTAAAAGTATAAACGGAGCCATACTTCCGGTTTCTACTGCCTGCGAGATCAACTCCAGCCCGTCGTGCGCTCCCAGGCGGTAATCTACCAGGTACACGTCGTGCTTTTCCTGCTTTATCAACTCCGCCGCTTCACTGAAAGAGGCAGTCCAGTCGAGCAGGTAGTTGCTCCCCGGAATATCTTCTATCGTATCCCGGGTAATGATGAAATCATCCTCATCATCATCGATCAGCAGTACACGTGTCTTGTTGTCAGGCATATTTTATAGTTTGGAGTTTTGGAGTTAGAGAGTTTAGGAGCAGATGATTTTGAGGGTTTTTCTATTGAAAGATAATCCAAACCCAACTATACTTTTCAACTCCATCATTAACACTTCTTTAACTCACAAACTCATTAACTCTTTAACTTTTTGGCAGTTCTACGATCTCGAACCAGTATTTGCTCAGGGTTTTCATTACATCTACCAGCGAGCTGAAGGTTACCGGTTTGGTTATAAAAGAGCTCACGCCCAGGTCGTAGGTGCGCAAAATGTCTTCTTCGGCTTTGGAAGTGGTAAGCACCACCACCGGAATCATGCGCAGGTGCTCATCGTTCTTTATTTCCTTCAGGGCTTCGCGTCCATCTTTTTTGGGCATGTTCAGGTCCAGCAGTATAAGGCCCGGTGTAGGGTACTGGTCCTTGTCTGTAAACTTGCCGCGGTTGTGCAGGTAGTCCAGCAACTCTTCGCCATTCTCCACAAACTGTATGTTGTTATTCAAACGGCTTTCTTCCAGCGCTTCCTTTACAAGCATCCGGTCTTCGGCATCATCATCGGCTATAAGTATAATGATCGATCTTCTGTTTGGATTC of Pontibacter deserti contains these proteins:
- a CDS encoding hybrid sensor histidine kinase/response regulator → MPDNKTRVLLIDDDEDDFIITRDTIEDIPGSNYLLDWTASFSEAAELIKQEKHDVYLVDYRLGAHDGLELISQAVETGSMAPFILLTGQSDRETDEKAMRVGAADYLVKGTFDPYTLERSIRYSVEHAKSLAEIQKLNTELEHRVEERTRELGEAVRKLEASNRSLYEAQVEIRKALQKEKELHELKSRFVTIASHEFRTPLSTVLSSASLISKYKTTEDDEKRQKHVERIKSAVSNLTNILNDFLSISRIEEGKIYNVPTTFDLKEFTADIVDEMQGLVKIGQKIHYTHHGAETIVTLDKQLLKNIMINLLSNASKYSGEGKPIYIDTKVDPSINLTVKDAGIGIPEADKAHLFTPFFRAQNVTNIQGTGLGLNIVNRYVDIMGGTLTYESELNEGTTFRIIFPNTTADA
- a CDS encoding response regulator, with the protein product MKKILLIEDNQEIRENTAEILSLANYEVLEAENGKVGVELAKNEHPDLIICDIMMPQLDGYGVLHMLSKNPVTSSIPFIFLTAKSEKEDFRKGMNLGADDYLTKPFDDLELLDAVEMRLKKNEILKAEFTKSVEGIDNFIQEARGFEDLNKLLSDNRKVTVFKKKQQLFMEGYRPTALYFLNKGKIKTFKANEEGREYITNLYKDGDFIGYLDLLEETPYRESAVALEDSEVYIIPKEDFFSLLNHNRDIANKFIKILSDNLADREERLLKLAYNSVRKRVAEALLLVEKQYQQQAGNKTQISITREDLASIVGASKETVIRTLADFKDEKLIDSQGSRIFILNSEKLAKMRN
- a CDS encoding response regulator, with the translated sequence MNPNRRSIIILIADDDAEDRMLVKEALEESRLNNNIQFVENGEELLDYLHNRGKFTDKDQYPTPGLILLDLNMPKKDGREALKEIKNDEHLRMIPVVVLTTSKAEEDILRTYDLGVSSFITKPVTFSSLVDVMKTLSKYWFEIVELPKS